A region from the Cannabis sativa cultivar Pink pepper isolate KNU-18-1 chromosome 9, ASM2916894v1, whole genome shotgun sequence genome encodes:
- the LOC115723580 gene encoding uncharacterized protein LOC115723580 produces the protein MLGFEGVFTVDARGHSGGVSLLWRNQNDLEVLGYSIYHIDVRITTADKKTWRLTGMYSEPNHSQRYKTWNLLRTLTDESSLPWCVIGDMNNIVSHSDKKGGNWYPNGLIEGFQKALSDCHPVDLELHGYPLLGNGVVEITSSDHCPLLLDLVNQNERLCVQVIQDSWDANAGGSITKKIKRCGESLTSWGNEFTGNIKYRIKRCKSDIKRLKRLRDDASMAEFKIAEKRLAEVLTQRELFWKQRSKQLWLRVRDSNRLEDAILSYFSELFTSTSSLTDVVVAGISPSISNSQNRDLLSPVLEEEIKSALFQMHPDKSRGPDGMTPGSTKNVGMWLVMMWCYKSRTSLIQIEDYAPPNLSENQLAFILSRLISDNIMVSYEVVHYFKRKRKGKTGYMALKLDLSKAYDRIERGFLWAMMRTMGFHTGLSSLIKRFERSGHIRGCKVANGVPTISHMLFANDSYVYCQATENEADNVLRLLHMFEMASGQQVNRAKSSIFFSANTPFDLRDRLCARMGMVPASDQSVYLGLPCILGRRKKAIQNFLQEKMEKRILSWEGRFLCKAGREILLKTVVQAIPSYDMSVFLLPIETCTLLERLMSKYWWGTSSQRSRGITWIKWSRLSRYKSSGGLGFRNLKDYNLSLLGKQVWHLLQGEDSLVGRVYKARYFPNC, from the exons ATGCTTGGTTTTGAAGGTGTGTTTACAGTGGATGCTAGGGGTCATAGTGGTGGTGTTAGTCTCCTTTGGAGAAACCAAAATGATTTAGAAGTGTTGGGGTATTCTATCTATCATATTGATGTGAGAATTACGACTGCAGATAAGAAGACATGGAGGTTAACTGGAATGTATAGTGAACCTAACCATTCTCAAAGATATAAGACCTGGAATTTGCTTCGCACGCTTACTGATGAATCTTCACTTCCTTGGTGTGTAATTGGGGATATGAATAACATTGTCTCTCATTCAGATAAAAAAGGGGGTAACTGGTATCCTAATGGCTTAATTGAAGGGTTCCAAAAAGCTCTCTCTGATTGCCATCCTGTTGATTTAGAACTACATGGATATCCTTTACTTGGGAACGGGGTCGTGG AAATAACAAGTTCAGATCACTGTCCTCTGTTGCTCGATTTGGTGAATCAGAAT GAGCGTCTGTGTGTGCAAGTGATTCAAGATTCATGGGATGCCAATGCTGGAGGTTCAATTACAAAGAAGATTAAAAGATGCGGGGAGAGTCTTACAAGTTGGGGAAATGAATTCACAGGGAACATCAAATACCGTATTAAGAGGTGCAAAAGTGATATTAAGCGGTTGAAGAGATTAAGAGATGATGCTTCTATGGCAGAATTTAAAATTGCAGAAAAAAGATTGGCTGAGGTTCTTACTCAACGTGAGTTGTTTTGGAAACAACGGTCGAAACAACTTTGGCTTCGTGTAAGAGATTCGAATA GATTAGAAGATGCCATCCTTTCTTATTTCTCTGAATTATTCACTTCAACTAGTTCTCTTACTGATGTCGTTGTTGCTGGTATCTCTCCTTCGATTTCTAATTCTCAAAATAGGGACTTGTTGAGTCCGGTTCTTGAAGAGGAGATAAAAAGTGCATTGTTCCAAATGCACCCAGATAAGTCTCGAGGGCCTGATGGAATGACACCAGGTTCTACCAAAAATGTTGGGATGTGGTTGGTCATGATGTGGTGTTACAAGTCAAGAACTTCTTTGATTCAG ATTGAAGACTATGCTCCCCCAAATCTTTCTGAAAATCAATTGGCTTTTATTCTGAGCCGATTAATCTCGGATAATATAATGGTTTCCTATGAAGTCGTACACTATTTCAAAAGAAAACGGAAAGGGAAGACTGGCTATATGGCTTTGAAACTCGATCTTAGTAAAGCCTATGATCGTATTGAGAGGGGTTTTTTGTGGGCTATGATGAGAACAATGGGTTTTCATACCG GACTATCTTCATTGATAAAGAGGTTTGAAAGAAGTGGTCACATTAGAGGGTGTAAGGTTGCTAATGGTGTGCCAACTATTTCTCACATGCTTTTTGCCAATGATAGTTACGTTTATTGTCAGGCAACGGAGAATGAAGCTGATAATGTGCTTCGGTTGTTACATATGTTTGAGATGGCATCAGGTCAACAAGTTAATAGGGCCAAATCATCCATTTTCTTTAGTGCTAATACACCATTTGACCTTCGTGACAGACTTTGTGCAAGGATGGGAATGGTTCCTGCAAGTGATCAAAGTGTCTATTTGGGGCTGCCGTGTATTTTGGGTAGAAGGAAAAAAGCTATTCAAAATTTCCTTCAAGAGAAGATGGAAAAAAGAATCTTAAGTTGGGAGGGCAGATTTCTATGTAAAGCTGGTCGTGAGATTTTACTTAAAACAGTTGTTCAAGCCATACCGTCTTATGATATGTCTGTTTTTCTTCTACCTATTGAAACTTGTACTTTGCTTGAAAGATTGATGTCCAAGTATTGGTGGGGGACTTCCTCCCAACGATCTCGAGGAATTACATGGATCAAATGGAGTCGTTTAAGTCGATACAAAAGTAGTGGGGGTCTTGGCTTCCGTAACCTCAAAGACTACAACTTATCATTGCTAGGTAAGCAAGTGTGGCATTTGCTGCAGGGGGAGGATTCTCTAGTAGGCCGTGTGTACAAGGCAAGATACTTCCCCAATTGCTGA